TGCGCAAGTCCGGCTTGGCCATGCGTCACTACAGCTGTAGGGATCACCAGCCACTCAATAGATCGAAGCTCGATCGGTCCAAACTCTGCTGTATCGATCCACTCTGGCGGAGCCCAGGAATTATTTAATCCGGGCCATCTCATGTATCTTGTTTCCGCGTCATCAGAGTCAACGAACTTGACCTCTACCAAGCTCGCTTGCCAGCCTGACTCGTTAACTGCTACGAATAGCTTGCGCCATTTTGTATCCGACATAAGCGCGTGGCTGAACCGCTCG
The sequence above is drawn from the Sphingobium sp. AP49 genome and encodes:
- a CDS encoding DUF6678 family protein, giving the protein MSIHTRQDLDRLSRFTRERFSHALMSDTKWRKLFVAVNESGWQASLVEVKFVDSDDAETRYMRWPGLNNSWAPPEWIDTAEFGPIELRSIEWLVIPTAVVTHGQAGLAQPGTLQNFTAIEAALNQVGEFPLEQTQNGLKITGYC